Part of the Zea mays cultivar B73 chromosome 4, Zm-B73-REFERENCE-NAM-5.0, whole genome shotgun sequence genome is shown below.
GTTTACGAGCCAGAGCTAgcccgttaacgaaccgagctaggatgtcagctaAGCTCGTGAAAATTTTTGTCGGTATTTTGACCCAAGGGTTCTAACCAACAAGTAAGTTTGTGATGCGTGTCCTTGTCCTGGATGGTTGATGCAAGAAGacacacaagatttatcctggtTTCGGCCAGAGAAGACACTACATCTAGCGGGGGAGGGATTCTTGTTTTATCTTGCACCTAAGTGCTCGTAGTAGGGTATACAAGCGAGTCGAGAGAGGGAGTGAGTCCCAAGTCTCTGAGTATGATTGAGGCGAGTGCCAATATCAGAAGTGAGTTGAGTCGTGAGCCGTGAAGTCCCCCATAGAAGACCATAGGCCTCTCCTTTTATATTTGTAAGGAGGAGGCTCAGGAGTACAAGGGGTGTTATGTTGTTGTTATGGTCAGAGAAGATGTGTCCGAGCCCTGTAGCGGCACGGCCGACGGGTTCGCCTTCATCCTTGTTGTCGTCTTTGGTCAGGAGAAGGATGCCCGATCGTTGTATCATGTTCCTTTGACTGGGTAGAGAGCCAAGGCTAGGCTCGGAAGCATGGGCATATGTCTGATCCCTATCTTATACAGGGTGCGGGTGAGACATTTCCCATGTGTGTCGAGTCGAATTGATTGAAACAATGCTTGGCATGGTCTTCTGCGAGGTTCGCAGGAGAGTAGGTGGCATTTAATGCACGTGCTCCCCTACTGGGGCAGTTGGTCGAGGTCGGGCATGGGCGAGGCGAAgatttctcccgaggccgaggccgagattAGACGTTTACATGTAGCCACGCTCTGGGTGGTTGAAATAGTGGTCGGAGTGGGGGAACAGTGTCCCGTATTCGCGCCCTGACCATCGTCATGGGCGGTAAAGGTAGATTAGATCGTAGTCGTGTCGTCCTCTGTTGACTTTCGCACCTTCAGCAGGGCAGGTGAACGTATGGGCGCACATTCTAAGATCGGAGTGGTTGGCTGAGTCGGGAACCTTCCGGAGCATCAGAGTGGTTGGCGAGTCTGGGGTTGGCCTCGGTCGAGTCGTGACTGTGTCTCTCGCCCGGGGTTGGCTTCGAGCGAGCCATGACTGCGTCTCCTGTCTGATGTTGGCCCTAGACGAGTTTGTGATTGTGTCTCCCACCCGAGGTTtgtctcgggcgagtcgtgactatgTTTCCGACCCATACAGGGTTGGTCTCGGGCAAATCGTGACTTAGATCCCTTGTGTCTTGGTAAGGTTGAGAGTGTGTTTACTTATGGCCCTATTCATGGGTCACCATCACGCGCAGACTCGTAGTAGGCTATAGTAGTACCTTGCAAATATGTatcttaaataaataaataaaagatgTTAGATGCCCGAATTAGAGCTCATAATATATTGGGTTCTTGAATGTCAAAGCTTCTACCAGCAATAATAATTAATTATCTCCCAAGAAATTACTCACGGTGGAATATATTATATCTTTATTTTACTAGGAAACAACAATTTAAGTTGGTAAGTCATTACTTCATTTGTCAACAATAATATCTCCTATATATCCATTGTCATAGATATTTTGTAAGGtataggccctgtttggcacagctggtgcttgttgaaaaagcagcttatctgagaagctggtgaaaagcagcttctgtttgttggctgcttttagtgtattctgagaagcagctgaactgagCTGAACTGATAAGTTGCTGCAGAAGCTGCCTGTTTGGCAGAACctctgcttaaatttgtgaagaagctgaaaataagttGTGCCAAACAGGGTCATAAGCTCGTTCTGAGTGGGAGTTTTATTAAAGTTCTATTGTCATTAAATGGCATGTCACGTAAACAAATAAGATGACATGACATACAATTTAATAAAGAGAGAAATAAGAGAGTTTCACGGGAGATAAGAGAGTTTCGTAGGGATAAAATTCTAGATACACTATTTTCTAAATAAATGTTGGCATGACAACCTTACGATAAAATATGCATTGAGAATGATCTTATAATACAAATGCAGACGTTTAAAACGAACGAACACACACGTACGGACATACCCTCAATCCCTGTGCAACCAAACAAATCCTAAAAACATGGTCTATAACCGCAAACATATACACCCTACATTAAAATATTATTGTCGTTGAACCCTATGAAACTTCAATATAGACGAATACAGATCAAACCAACTGAAACTGAGATACACTCGGGTTGCCAATGCCACACAGCTATATGTACTTCTTGTTTAAATAAAAATTGTGGTTGACGATAGTGAACCATTTCCctgttatatatatataaagcTTACCGGTGCTCATTTAAAACCTCGCCAATGGTTATCAGTATTTTGTGCCCATTGGATCGAACGCAATAATTATGCCACGAAAATAACTATACAATAATTATGCTCGTGGCGTCCTGCGCTGCACCGTACAGAACGCGCACGCACAGAATGTCAACGCACACTCACACAGAAAGTACCCCTAAAAACGTGGGACGACAAATCTGCTGGTTTGATTTGGTCTGGAAAAAATATAGCCCCTCGACGTTCATGCACCCTCGCAGCCTGCAACCTTACTATATTGTTCTTGCATCCGGTTGTTCTTTTTATTTGTTTAAAAAAAATCCATAGTCCTGCCGTCTTGAAGGATATGTTTTTCTTTACCCATGCACGGCGGAGTTTAAATTTGCGCTGACTCGACTGCTCGTGAACAGAGACAAGTATGATATCGTTGAGTTCCAAATTTAAAAAAATCAATAaaaaaaatttaaaacagaatgtTGACGAGGGAAAAAAATATGAAGGTGCTTGCACACCTGTCACTCCATGCCGGACATCAACAGATTAATTGTTCAAGTGGTGGGAGTCAGCTGCTTCCAGTTTACCTGCCTGCGCCAGCGGTTGGTAGACAGGATTGTTGCCACGTGGACGAAATCTCCTGCCGCCAGCTGGTTGATCACGGCAGGCAGTCACATGCTTCTTGCCAAGATTACCGCGAGGGTGTAATCGTCTGGGTTATATTAAGGCACCGTTTGCTTCcattaaactttagtccctacctTATTTGGTTATAGTGATTAAACAGATTCTAACTACATTAAATACAACACATAAAGATCAAAATAATTTTTTTTGTTTCACACCAGTTTTCTAAGCAATAGCAATTGGAGTAAATGTTACCCTTTAATTCCTTTAGCACTCATGTGAGGGACTAAAGACTAAAGTCAATTATTCCCTATTTTAGTCCTTCTGTTTGGCAAAATAGAGACTAAACGGGACTAAAAGCCAGaaactaaagattagtctctctAACCATGACCGATTCAGGCTAGAACTACAGTCTATAACTACTTTTTACATAGATTAATTTATTCCTTTGCTATATACTAGTCTGTAAAAAAATTAAGATATATGTAAAAACAAACTGTAGCTACGCATGTTTTAGTTTAACATAGTTGATAGTTGTACTCcttccgtttctttttagttgtcgctggatagttcaattttgtactatccagcgacaactaaaacgaaacggatgGAGTAATTTATTGAAGTCTACTCAAACAAAAAAAATTGCTATATGATAGTTGTAAGAGAAAAGCTTTACCTTTTATTTGAGTAGGAAAGAGAACTAACAGGCAGCTTATATTTTGGCCACTGTACCGGCCCGCCCCAGCTATTTTTAAGCCAGCAAAGGCACGAAAAAAAAAATTCTCGGAATCTCTCTGACCTTACACGATCCATTTAAAAAACAACGACATTGCTCTGGCCAATGATCATTTCATACTCTCAGCAAGTCAACATCTCCAAACCAGAAGATGGGACCCATCAACATAAGTTCACCACCAGTGTGGCTTCACAGGTACATTGCTCTTTGTTTTTAGCAAAGTCAATCAGCTTCAGAATATTCAGAACAAATTTCAGTAATCCGAAAGGCTGTTGTGCTTCCATTTGTCAACGTTTGCGAGGCCAGATGGTACCCCCGCCTATAAATACCATGGAAGTTCTTGGCCTCTAAGACACACAAGCGATCTCTACTCCTATAGTTTCTATAACCCCCACAAAAGCGTCCAGGTCCCACAGTCACCTCCGATTGCATTGTGTTGCCGCAAGACAAGCATGGCAAGGACTCGTTTCGTGGCCGTCGCCGCCCTCCTCACAAGCTTCCTCTCCGTCGCTGTTGGGCAGCCCCGGCCACTGCCCGCCGCCGTCCTCCCGAGCGATCTTTTCGGGCTGGGCATCGCGTCGAGGATCCGCACGGACCGCAACTCGACGGCTAAGGCGGCGACGGACTTCGGCCAGATGGCGAGGGCAGCGCCGGAGGCCGTGTTCCACCCCGCCACGCCGGCCGACATCGCCGCGCTCGTCCGGTTCTCCGCCTCGTCGGTCGCTCCGTTCCCTGTGGCGCCGCGCGGGCAGGGCCACTCCTGGCGCGGCCAGGCGCTCGCCCCGGGCGGCGTCGTCGTGGACATGGGCTCGCTGGGGCGCGGCCCCCGCATCAACGTGTCCGTCGCGGAGCCGTTCGTCGACGTCGGCGGGGAGCAGCTGTGGGTCGACGTCCTCCGCGCCACGCTGCGACACGGCCTGGCGCCCCGCGTGTGGACCGACTACCTCCGGCTCACCGTCGGCGGCACGCTCTCCAACGCTGGCATCGGCGGGCAGGCGTTCCGGCACGGCCCGCAGATCGCCAACGTGCATGAACTCGACGTCGTCACAGGTATTGATTGATCGATGGTTACACTCCCAGTGACAATTACATATGCAGCTAATCACACACGAATGCTAATAATAGTTTATACATGTCATGAACAATGCAGGCACAGGTGAGATGGTGACATGCTCCATGGACGTGAACTCGGACCTGTTCATGGCGGCTCTAGGTGGGTTAGGCCAGTTCGGGGTCATAACCAGGGCACGGATCCGGCTTGAGCCGGCGCCCAGGAGGGTGCGCTGGGTTCCACTTGCCTACACCGACGTCGCTACTTTCACCAAGGATCAGGAGTTTCTCATATCGAACCGGGCTAGCCAAGTCGGGTTCGACTACGTCGAAGGCCAGGTCCAGCTCAGCCGGTCCTTGGTCGAAGGTCCCAAATCAACACCCTTCTTCTCCGGCGCCGATCTTGCTAGGCTTGCTGGACTCGCGTCGAGGACCGGACCTACTGCGATATACTACATCGAAGGCGCCATGTACTACACCGAGGACACCGCGATATCTGTGGATAAGGTACAGATCAGCTTGAACACAAAAAAAAAAACCTCGAACTTTATTGTTGCTTTGGACGAAAGGAAACTCATTTGTTGTTGATGTATGAATCGTTGCAGAAAATGAAGGCACTCCTGGATCAGCTGAGCTTCGAGCCAGGGTTTGCGTTCACCAAGGACGTGACGTTCGTGCAGTTCCTCGACCGGGTGCGCGAGGAGGAGAGGGTGCTCCGGTCAGCCGGCGCGTGGGAGGTGCCGCACCCATGGCTGAATCTCTTTGTCCCGCGGTCGCGCATCCTCGACTTCGACGACGGCGTGTTCAAGGCTCTACTCAAGGACTCCAACCCAGCTGGGATCATCCTCATGTACCCCATGAACAAGGACAGGTGGGACGACCGGATGACAGCGATGACCCCAGCCACGAACGACGACGACGTGTTCTATGCCGTCAGTTTCCTTTGGTCAGCACTGTCTGCAGACGACGTGCCCCAGCTCGAGAGATGGAACAAGGCAGTGCTGGACTTCTGTGATCGGTCGGGGATAGAATGCAAGCAGTACCTGCCACACTACACATCTCAAGACGGGTGGCGACGGCATTTCGGCGCGAAATGGAGCAGGATCGCTGAGCTGAAGGCCAGATATGACCCTCGGGCGTTGTTGTCGCCCGGCCAGAGGATTTTCCCGGTGCCAGTAGAGGCATCTGGCATTGCTTCTGCCTGATTgactgtttggttcgtggctaaaccTGCCACACTttacctaaggttagtcgttcaaattgaataactaaccttaagcagaaaagttaggtaaagtgtggcaagttagtcATCAAACCAAACAGACCCTCATGTATATCTTAGGTCTTTCATAGTAAGGTAGgtctattttgtattaattaggaAGCAATAGGGTACTGATTAGGAAGCAATAGGGTACTGACTTTAATCTTTTTTAGAGGTCTATTTGTACAAAAAAAAATGGGTTGTTAAGAAGGTGAAAGCCAACGCAAGGGTGGTAAAAGAGAATTATAGAAATTAAGCCAGCCATTGGTGGCGACGGCTGCAACCCCTCCGCACCATGCGAACCTCGTCAGcttcctcgacctcgaccttgtgaTCCTCGCCGCTCACTCCGACCACCGTCATGTCCCATGCTTGATGACGACATAAATTCCAGATCACATTCTAGCTCTTGCTAGATCGTCGGGACGGGGTCACTACGGACCAAAGAACGCAGCAGGTAACCCATACTCTTTCGTGACATTTACGTGACGAAAAAATGACTAACTTTCGAGCAAACTAGCAAATGAACTAGTGAAGATCTCATCCAAAAAAAAATCCTATCTAGAGAAAGACATCTCCGTGTTGACCTAGGTCAGCCGACGAGCCTAGAATGCCATCCTTTATCGTCAGATCAAGAGAACAATAGCAACATGTGGTTGAAAAAAAATTTACGAAaacaatagtaaatataaaaagATCAATTCTGTGTTGGATATCTCAATCAACCATGTACCTCCCTATTTTAAAGGAAGTAGGAGTGGTCTTATACTATTAGAAAACTAATGTGGTATATGTCGCTTTTATAAAGTTTTCCTTAGATTGATCCATAGGAAACCATGGGCCTCTCAAAATTGGCGAGATCCAATTTGAGTGTCAACATATGGTCACCTGTTTTTAGGCTTCCTTTATATTGCAGGATTGCTAAAACATAAGAATAGAAAAAATGTAGCAATGGAGTTACACGACACTTGCGTTCTGTAGGAAAATTTACAAGAGGTTGGACCTCATGTTAAAAATCCTCCAAATTCTCACTACAATGGTTCATTCCATAAAAAAATTTATAGGCTTTGTAGGAACTCAATCCTTTGTTCCAAAGGACTACATAGGAAAATTTTCTATAGGATTTCAATCCTTCTAAATTCCTTCACTTTTCCTTTGTTCCAAAGGAGGCCTTAGTTGAGGTTTATGCAAACCTAAAAAACATAAAGCACCAAGCAACAACGATAATCAAATCATTGGCTGTTCAAGATCTAAGGGTGATACATGTATCAATCATTATGTGAAAAGCACTTAGACTTCTTGCCCAACATTTCAAAAATATCTTCTATTGATTATGACTAGCACCTTGCAACATCTCCagcagatatgaatttccaaatatCACTTTGATCACTTTATAAGGACCTTTCCAACTTAGTGACCATTTGCCAAACTTATTTCTATTTTTTTCCAATTGATAGTATAGTTTTGCACATTAACCCCTAACTTGGAATAACTTGCTTTTGACTCGAGCTTTATCTTTCTCCATTTCTTTAAGAGCATTTAATCTTTTTGTTCATTACCTCATCAATGTTATTTATATGATACATTACAACAGATAAACCATTTTGCTTAGCAAGCCTATACACATCTAAATTCACCTCAACGGGCAACAAAAATTCTTGCCTTTATACTAACTCAAAAGGAGAAACGTTTGTAGAACCATCTCTTGTACAATAGAAGATAT
Proteins encoded:
- the LOC103654801 gene encoding cytokinin dehydrogenase 7 codes for the protein MARTRFVAVAALLTSFLSVAVGQPRPLPAAVLPSDLFGLGIASRIRTDRNSTAKAATDFGQMARAAPEAVFHPATPADIAALVRFSASSVAPFPVAPRGQGHSWRGQALAPGGVVVDMGSLGRGPRINVSVAEPFVDVGGEQLWVDVLRATLRHGLAPRVWTDYLRLTVGGTLSNAGIGGQAFRHGPQIANVHELDVVTGTGEMVTCSMDVNSDLFMAALGGLGQFGVITRARIRLEPAPRRVRWVPLAYTDVATFTKDQEFLISNRASQVGFDYVEGQVQLSRSLVEGPKSTPFFSGADLARLAGLASRTGPTAIYYIEGAMYYTEDTAISVDKKMKALLDQLSFEPGFAFTKDVTFVQFLDRVREEERVLRSAGAWEVPHPWLNLFVPRSRILDFDDGVFKALLKDSNPAGIILMYPMNKDRWDDRMTAMTPATNDDDVFYAVSFLWSALSADDVPQLERWNKAVLDFCDRSGIECKQYLPHYTSQDGWRRHFGAKWSRIAELKARYDPRALLSPGQRIFPVPVEASGIASA